The Hypomesus transpacificus isolate Combined female chromosome 12, fHypTra1, whole genome shotgun sequence genome segment acacacatacacgcacgtaCACGTGAGGTTTATGCCATTTACAGTAACACAACACTATACAGGAACAAAACATCCCATAATACAAAATGTGTTGAGTTGTGTCCAGCCTACCTGTTTCAGCCACACGTTAGTAGTCATCATCTGGTTCTTCTCATCCTGAAAAACATGAGGTAGATCTTCTTTCCAATATGTTacagccactgtgtgtgtgtgtgtgtgtatgtgtgtgagagtatgtgtctgtatgtgtctgtgtccatgtgtgtgagtctacacgtgtgtgtgtgtttgcgtgtgtgtgtgtggtgtacccTTACCACGTCGATAAGCTGGGCGATGGAGAGGCCAAACTTGACAATTACCACATCGGAGGTGTTCTGGACTGGGCGGGACCACTTGTTGTAGCCAATGAACAGCCTCTTAAAGAGCTGATCCTCCGCATGGGCGTGAGTCCACTCATCACtgagcactgacacacacacacacagtatacacacagaTGCCTTAATCAGAGGCTGCCTCTTGATAGAAGTATGATATCCCTATAATTCTGATCTAGGATCAGGCTGGATTGATTGTTCTAGATAATGAAGGagaagactgggggggggggggggggctcagatCTGAGAGCTGGGCCCACAGAAGACTCCGAAAGGCTTAGCCTGTCAAGCCCTCCCTCCTGGGAACTTTAGTGGTGATGGTTCCCTGAAGCACAGTTAAACCCACAcatctgagtgtgtatgtgtttgtgtttgtgtgtgtgtgtgtgtgtgtgtgtgcgtgcgtgtgtgtctgtgtgtgtgtgtgtgtctgatacgCCAGAGGATAAGTGTCACCAATGGCCAAGATCTGAGTCGCAATGAACCACATCCAGACACTCACAGTGCCTCCGGAGCCTAAGATAACTTTTGCCACCGCAGGATTAAGGAGTGACATAGCACTAAACCTCTCTGACTGGTCATCCCGTTAGATACCCTGTCCCCCAGGGCAAGGTCTTATTTCTTATTAGATACCCTGTCCCCCAGGGCAAGGTCTCGCCATCACCTGCACATCCCAGTTTCATCATCTTGTTCTATACTTGGACTGGGTTAAATTCAAAGCTTTTCAACAGTCAGTTTGTGTATTCTCTTTGCACTTGTCAAATATGGACTTATAATGGACCGCTTACCCATAATAAACTTAAAAACACTTACCAGAGTTGATCAGAATCAAGCTGCAAATCGTTGTCGTCATCAAAGAAATGTGAGCAATTTTCAGTTCCATATTATATATACGAACCTGCAGTCAAACTAAGGATAACTAAACACGCACTCCATGTAGTCACACTCATTCGTTGAAAAAAGACAGAGTTGGGCATTTTAAAGGTGTTTCCTTCTGGATCTTGCTCCTCACCTGACCGTGTCTCTGTACACGGTGATCGAAAAGCCAACCGCAACTGTTTTGCAAGGTGCACACTAACCGACAGCCAGCCTGGGAACCGGTGAGACGGACTCACTCGCCTCTCTCGCGGGGGCGGGGCATGACTGAATAACAAGATTCCTAAAATAAAGTTAAATTAAAATAGATGTCATCTACAATACATACTACAGGCTACAAGCAGaattaaattatttaaatacatttaacatagCGTATATAGGCTAAATCAATAGTTTTAATAGGAacatctataaaaaaaaattaaaaaaaactggTGACCGATATGAAAAAGGCCTAAAGAGTGCAAAATGTAGAACTACAAGGCTGCAAGGATCATGTGTACTTGATGAGGACACCTGGCTGTCTAGTTTGGGGTGTGTAATAGTATGATGTCAGATCTCGAAAGTAAGCCCGGACAGCATAGACAAGATACTTCTGGAGACTATAAGATGAAGGGAACTATATCCTCCAAAATCACACCCCTGCCGCCCTCTATCGCACTTCCCCCGCGCTCTCCCCCATTTgttcccctttttctctctctctctctctctctctctctctctctctctctctgtctctctctctttctctccctctctctctctctctctctcgctccttctccctctctctctctccctctttctgaaCCTCTGCATCCCCTTTCACTCTTGCGTTCTTATTTCCCACACCACACGCGctgcactcgcacacacacgcacgtactgCAGTCCAAGGATGATTGAAGTCCATTTAAATGTTCACTTAAAAGCCGGGCGGGACTGCGCACGTGGAAATGTGCCAACAAGAGAAGTTCAAAAGAGATGAGGATTTCATTTGAGGTTTTCCCCCTGTACCTACATTTTCATTACTTGGATTTGGGTGACACACAAGCACGTTCTCgtgatcacacacacgcaggcactgTTCATTTAGGCCACACAGTCAGATTAAAGCTGACTGCGAGGGAACGAGAGATAAGAAAGTTTTTTTCTCTGATAGAAGCCAGGTTCATTCCTCTGAAGTTGCAAGGAGCAGGCCTTCCTTACATTTCAACGAGGTTTATTTTTAAGGCAGCCTGATTCACGGGCAGGTTATACAGCTCAGCCTCGGTTCTAAAGTCCTCTTCGAACTCACCGTTCCCTACTCCACCGAGGTTTGTCAACAACGACACAAACTCTTCCAACAATAATTTATCTACTCAAGGGCAAAGTCAACGTGAATGGTAATAAATTAAATTTGAATAAATACAACTTTGCATAAACTGTTGGGAAATATGGGTGTCACACATTCTGGATTGTCCATAGGATTGTGTCAGGTCACTTGCGTTCGTAGAATCCGTTCGTAGGGTTAGGGGGCGTTACCAAAGTAGAGCATGTAAATCTGTTATGTTGAAAGTTTTTGCACGGCTCGAAGAGTGCATTTGGTGAAGCGGCCAATTGTCAAAGCAAGTGAAAGGCTGTCCGCGATCGGTTAGTCACAATGGCTGGACGCAAAGTGGTATTGTTTAACCAGTGGGGGGTTGTTTTGACTCCGAGTCCGGATTTGGCTTTCCACAAATATGAAGATTCCCATCAACTTCCGAGGTTAGTTGCAGAATTACATTATCATGATAGCATTTGCATTCTTCGTTGGGGACGCGGGGTTAGCACACGTAACGAATTATTTGCAACGTTGAAAGCCTTGAATTGATTACATTGTAGCCAACCAACTTATAAAAGCTTTATTTCAGAGGGTTTCTGGGAAAGGTCGCTTCACGTGACGGGAGTGCTATGGTCCGGGCAGAAAACGCAAAGCTGACATTATCTCAAGTAAGAATGAGACGGTTCAGCTTTTTATACTCTTTAACAAGTGCAGTGCATATACCTCTATAAGCTGCCTGACATAAAAAGTAGAGGAACGTTGATCTTCACAGCAGAAAATTCCGTTAGGGACTCCTGTGTGCGCACGTGCGTCTGTGCGTCTGTGCCTGACCGCGTGTGTGAATGCCTGTGCGTGTTCGCAGATGATTCCAGAGTTCGATGCAGAGTGCATGAAGGAGGCCGGGGAGCAGGGCGTGGCTCTACCAGGTGGTTTCTCAGTGAGAGGGCTGTTTGATGAACTCAAAGAGACACTGACCATCAACACGCCTGTACTGCACACTGCTGATACACTGCGCCAgcatggtaacacacacacacacctgcatgcaaacacacatgtggcctcagtcacacagacatgcacaagcacacacccacTGCTATGTAACcacaaactctctcacacacactcaaacacagatAAGCACACAAGGAGTTGTTCTAAAACGCACAAAAACCTGTTGGTATTTTCCAGGGGTGTTGACGGGTGTGTTAGCCAATCAGTGGGTGGATGATTGTGCATCTGGAAGTAACCTCGCCAAAGCCCTGTCACTGATTGGTGGGCATTTTGATCTGCTGCAGCAGTCCTGCCGCTGCGGCTTCAGGGTACCTGAGCCCTCCATGTTTACCTCCGCTCTGCAAGTTCTAGATGTCCAACCATCACAGGTAATACATACACACTTAAGTGTGCAATGGGCCTATGCAGCACGCATCCCATAATCTCATCACATAAATGACTGGGGCTTCTCTAGAGGATGGATGATAACATTTGATCAAGTTTGCAGTAAATCCAGATGCCATTCTCTCTTTCCTATTATAGGCAGGTTTGAGTCTCTATGGATATCCAGGAGATTGTATCCAACTCCACTAGAAGATAACACTTGTTTGCTGTTGCCTGATTATCTCTCCTACCCTAGACTGTGGTTATGGAGTAAGCATGCCATTGtaaacagtttgtgtgtgtgtgtgtgtgtgttaggtgagGAAGGGAAAGGGGCCCCTTCCGCTTCTGAAGAAGTTTTCAAAATGCAGTGTTCAGCATATctgattggtgtgtgtgggggttgatTACTTgcagtttctgtctgtcttctttttAGGCTCTGTGCTTGGTTAGTCAAACTGTCTGTCTTCTTTTTAGGTTCTGTGGTTGCTtagttaacatttacatttagtcatttagctgacatacttatccagagcgacttacagtaagtacagggacattttccccgaggcaagtagggtgccttgcccaaggacacaacatcatttggcacgaccgAGAATCGAACCACCAACCTTCAGACtattagcccaattccctaaccgctcagccacctgactcaacATGCCTGTCTGGGTTTCAGGCTGTGTGggtggatgaggatgaggagggtgtgaAGGCAGCAGAGGGAGTTGGGATGAAGGCTGTCCTGGTGAAGGACCTGGCCGGAGCTCTGAAGCAGCTGTCTGACTTCACAGGAGTTCAGGTATAGCACAACCTCACCTACTGCAGCACGCTATACCACTACTGCTACAGTGGACATACTCTGGTTATGTATTAATCAAgcagagtgatgtgtgtgtgtttctgttgtaGGTTTTAACTGAGGATAGCCTCCCAGCAATCTGCCATCCTGAACAGGTTTCTCATGGATACATAACCATCAGGGTAATATTTTTCTCAAGAAATGACCTTACCTCCCAAATTCAGTGGTTAACTCGAAATGtaatccccccatctctctctctctctctctctctctctctctctctctctctctctctctctctctctctctctctctctctctctctctctctctctctctctctgtctcacacacacactttatttctcactctctcccactctttctttctttctgtcacactttctctctttaatTCCTTCTCTTtaattccttccttcctttcttactttcactcacacacccttcctgtctctctccccagccagGGGTACAGATCCATTATGTGGAGAAGGGAGTGGGTCCTCCAGTCTTGTTGTGTCATGGCTTTCCTGAGAGCTGGTACTCCTGGAGGTACCAGGTAtgcatagaaacacacacacatacacacacacacacattcacactcactcATGCACAAATGCCTGGCTGTATCTCCCATTTGGGGATGTGTGTATCACCAGcatagtaatgtgtgtgtgtgtgtgtcaggtcccaGCTCTGGCGGATGCAGGGTTCAGGGTGTTGGCTCTGGACATGAAGGGCTATGGAGCCTCCTCAGCTCCCCCAGGTCAGGCTgactgagtgtttgtgtgagtgtctctgtgTACGTGTCTCTGTGCGTTTGcatttgtgactgtgtgtgtttccacaaCCGTATGCATGTTTGTGATGGTAAATGTGGTTATATTTTCTAGAAACATCACATGTCAACCACTTCCTTCTCTGTTTGGGTTATTTCACTTCTCCAGTGTCGAGTAAAGTAACCGTGTCTGCTTCGTGTTGTTATGTCTAAGCAGCTTAATCTTCCTTATCTGTGTTCCTGTCTACCTTCTCATCGAGAATGAAAAGAATGTCTTCGAATGATATTGTTTGATATTGCTCAGGGGTAAATTGTCAgaagattgtgtttgtgtgaagcaCTTTTCCTCAAAAGACaaaggccgggtttcccagattcgttaagaagatcTTAACGCTCAGACCTTCTTTGGatcgttctaagaacgctctagaacgctcttagaacattcttaagaagctcttagcgttaagagcttcttaacgaatatgGGAAACCCGGCTAATGACATTTCCTGCTGTGTTACCACAGCGCCACCACATAACTGAAACATCTGGGGTCTGCTATCATGTCTTCTTTGTGTTACTTGTTCATGAGTTATATATCATACGTATTCTAGGAACttgtatgtattattattggtttcctttaaatacatttcttaGATTACTTAGTTAGATGTAATCATTTTGATCAGAAGTTATGAGTATTACAGTGTAGAGCACTAGTGAATGCTTCCCCTTTTGATTCTGTTTCTCTGCAGATATAAAGGAGTATTCACAGGAAGAGTTGTGCAAGGTaacccacacacaggcacacacacacacacacacacatcaaactgtGGCTGTTGGTAGAAGGCCTGGACAATTCCAGTACAATGCAaacactcgctcacacacatcCAATCAGTCACTCAGACAGAAGCATGATTGGTTAATGGTTATGTATGTTGTCGTCTCCCATAGGATCTGGTGGTCTTTCTGGATAAGATGGTGAGTCTTCTTCTCTGGTCTTGGAGAACTACAGAATAGAGCCAATACAGTCCCAGCAATCAGCAATGAGCTCTCCGTCTCAttttctctgcctctttcctccctctctcctccttcttgttTTCATCCCcgtctgtccctgtctccagGGTATTCCCCAGGTGACCCTGATTGGTCATGATTGGGGTGGGGCTCTGGTCTGGAGCATGGCACAGTGCCACCCTGAGAGAGTCCGGTAcatcacgccacacacacactcacactcactgtcTCACACCTACACTATTCACACAAACCCaatctgtgtgcttgtgagctttttgtatgtatttatcaatgtgtgtgtgtgtgtgtatgtacagggCGGTAGCATCTCTGAACACTCCACTGATGCCTGTggacccctccagccctcccatgGAGAGACTGAAGGCGATGCCCATATTTGACTACCAGATCTACTTCCAGacccctgtgagtgtgtgttgaggtgggaAAGATTGTCGCCCTTATCTCCATGTGGTTTTGTGATTTtgtgcgtgcgcatgtgtgtgtgtcacagggaGTTGCAGAGGCAGAGTTGGAGAAAGATTTAGAACGGACATTTAAGATCTTCTTCTTCGGGAGTAGGGATAAGGTAATTCAAAGTACTGTGGTGGAAATTACATTTGTCTCAAGAAATGTGAGACTATTGTCTTCGGACAGCACTCGCCACCTCCTTATTCAATGTTAATTACACAAAGACTGTCTTGTGCTTTAGTAATTTTCCATTTCACAGATCACAGTGAAAGCAGAAGCCAGTTCTTTTCCATGTTAACTATGTTGCGTCATGTGCACaatcacgacacacacacacacccttacacaacTACAAACCAGTGTGGTTGTTTCTTCCTATCCagactggtggtggtgggctcAGCACTGCTGGGGTTTGTGCCAGAGGTAAGCCAGGAAGTAAACCTAGTATTTTGATTGGATGGCATAGATTCAGGTGTCTACCTATCAACTCCTTCCAGCCTATCTCAGTTGGTTATGGATAGTAGACAGCTGTgtattacgtgtgtgtgtgtgcgtgtgtaggagGTCTGTTTGTGGGGGTTCCAGAAGAGGTTCCCAGGAGTTCCATCCTCTCTGAGGATGCTCTGCAGTTCTATGTCACAGAGTACAAGAAGAATGGTTTccggtatgcacacacacacacacacacacattgacagccTGGTTTTCAGGGGCATGGAGCTGAATCTGGTGTTGTTCTGATCTCCCAGCGGTCCGTTGAACTGGTACCGTAACGTGGAAAATAACTGGGCCTGGATGTGTTCTCGTCCCCGGACCCAGGTACTGTAGTTCCAGAAGCTCACGCCCTCACCACTACTACCAGGTTGAGAAATACAATCCAAAACCATTGAGTGCAGTCAGTA includes the following:
- the ephx2 gene encoding bifunctional epoxide hydrolase 2, giving the protein MAGRKVVLFNQWGVVLTPSPDLAFHKYEDSHQLPRGFLGKVASRDGSAMVRAENAKLTLSQMIPEFDAECMKEAGEQGVALPGGFSVRGLFDELKETLTINTPVLHTADTLRQHGVLTGVLANQWVDDCASGSNLAKALSLIGGHFDLLQQSCRCGFRVPEPSMFTSALQVLDVQPSQAVWVDEDEEGVKAAEGVGMKAVLVKDLAGALKQLSDFTGVQVLTEDSLPAICHPEQVSHGYITIRPGVQIHYVEKGVGPPVLLCHGFPESWYSWRYQVPALADAGFRVLALDMKGYGASSAPPDIKEYSQEELCKDLVVFLDKMGIPQVTLIGHDWGGALVWSMAQCHPERVRAVASLNTPLMPVDPSSPPMERLKAMPIFDYQIYFQTPGVAEAELEKDLERTFKIFFFGSRDKTGGGGLSTAGVCARGGLFVGVPEEVPRSSILSEDALQFYVTEYKKNGFRGPLNWYRNVENNWAWMCSRPRTQLLMPALMVTTGKDPVLLPVFSKGMENMIPNLTRGHIEECGHWTQMEKPAQLNKILISWLQDTLGKIGITMTPRL